The following coding sequences lie in one Mycobacteriales bacterium genomic window:
- a CDS encoding DUF72 domain-containing protein translates to SDKWESKDIYDRFGYRYSESELAEWAPRLRTLADQASRVHVLMNNCYSDYAQTNAQQLIDLLS, encoded by the coding sequence CAGCGACAAGTGGGAGAGCAAGGACATCTACGACCGGTTCGGCTACCGCTACAGCGAATCCGAGCTCGCCGAGTGGGCCCCGCGGCTGCGCACGCTCGCCGACCAGGCGAGCCGCGTCCACGTCCTGATGAACAACTGTTACAGCGACTACGCCCAGACCAACGCGCAACAGCTGATCGACCTGTTGAGCTGA
- a CDS encoding class I SAM-dependent methyltransferase produces MPSSARPRRDMFDEDAELYDRARPTYPPALVDDLVAWAGIGPQSRILEIGPGTGQLTVPLARTGARIVAIELGADLAAVARRNLADRPRAEVIVSSFEEWPLPAEPFDAVVAATAFHWLDPTVRIAKSAAALRPGGTLATVTTAHVAGGTPQFFRDAQECYRRWDPASYDGPDGPPDPATVTIDWPEIDRSDYFESPPEFRQVQRDIHYSTHDYLDTLLTYSGHRAMSDEARERLLSCIRALIDTRYGGHVTKRYLHGLRMAHRNNRPLADGSR; encoded by the coding sequence ATGCCCTCCTCCGCACGGCCCCGGCGCGACATGTTCGACGAGGACGCCGAGCTCTACGACCGGGCCCGGCCGACCTATCCGCCGGCGCTCGTCGATGACCTGGTGGCGTGGGCCGGCATCGGACCGCAGAGTCGAATCCTCGAGATCGGCCCGGGGACCGGGCAGCTGACGGTCCCGCTCGCCCGCACCGGAGCCCGCATCGTGGCGATAGAACTCGGCGCCGACCTGGCCGCCGTCGCACGCCGGAACCTCGCCGACCGGCCGCGGGCAGAGGTGATCGTGTCCTCGTTCGAGGAGTGGCCGCTCCCGGCCGAGCCGTTCGACGCGGTCGTCGCCGCGACCGCCTTCCACTGGCTCGACCCGACGGTCCGGATCGCGAAGTCGGCAGCGGCCCTGCGGCCAGGCGGCACCTTGGCAACGGTGACCACTGCGCACGTCGCGGGCGGGACACCGCAGTTCTTCCGGGACGCGCAGGAATGCTATCGACGGTGGGACCCGGCAAGTTACGACGGCCCGGACGGGCCTCCCGACCCGGCGACGGTGACAATCGACTGGCCCGAGATCGATCGGTCCGACTATTTCGAATCGCCGCCGGAATTCCGCCAGGTCCAGCGCGACATTCATTATTCGACACACGACTATCTCGACACGCTGCTCACTTATTCCGGCCACCGAGCAATGTCGGACGAGGCCCGCGAGCGACTGCTGTCGTGCATCCGTGCACTGATCGACACCCGGTACGGCGGGCACGTGACCAAGAGATATCTGCACGGGCTCCGGATGGCCCACCGCAACAACCGTCCGCTCGCCGACGGGAGCCGGTGA